From one Lolium rigidum isolate FL_2022 chromosome 4, APGP_CSIRO_Lrig_0.1, whole genome shotgun sequence genomic stretch:
- the LOC124708839 gene encoding autophagy-related protein 3-like, with protein MQMKQKMYEMYKGTVERVTGPRTVSAFLEKGVLSVPEFILAGDNLVSKCPTWSWEAGDPSKRKSYFPADKQFLVTRNVPCLRRVVSIEEEYDAARAEVVLDDDDGDEGWLATHGVEASSSKEEEDIPSMDTLDIGKAEEIKSIPSYFGTGEKQDEEEDIPDMDTYEDTGDNSATNQPSYFIAEEPEDDNILRTRTYDISITYDKYFQTPRVWLTGYDESGMPLEGELMFEDISQDHAHKSVTIEDHPHLYGEKHASVHPCRHAAVMKKIIDVLVSRGVEPEVDKYLFIFLKFMASVIPTIEYDYTMDFDLGSSSS; from the exons ATGCAGATGAAGCAGAAGATGTACGAGATGTACAAGGGGACGGTGGAGCGGGTCACGGGGCCCCGCACCGTCTCGGCGTTCCTCGAGAAGGGCGTCCTCTCCGTCCCCGAGTTCATCCTCGCCGGCGACAACCTCGTGTCCAAGTGCCCCACCTGGTCCTG GGAGGCGGGTGATCCGAGCAAGAGGAAGTCCTACTTCCCCGCCGACAAGCAGTTCCTCGTCACCAGGAACG TGCCTTGCCTAAGACGGGTTGTGTCGATCGAGGAGGAGTATGATGCAGCACGAGCCGAGGTAGTTCTCGATGACGATGATGGCGACGAAGGCTGGCTCGCGACACATGGGGTGGAGG CATCGAGTTcgaaagaggaggaagacataccGTCTATGGACACGTTGGACATAGGGAAAGCCGAAGAGATAAAGTCTATCCCTTCGTACTTTGGCACGGGTGAGAagcaggatgaggaggaggatataCCTGACATGGACACCTATGAAGACACAGGAGACAACTCG GCTACCAATCAGCCATCGTATTTCATCGCAGAAGAACCTGAAGATGACAACATCCTTCGCACTAGAACATATGATATCAGCATCAC ATATGACAAGTACTTCCAAACTCCACGTGTCTGGCTTACGGGATATGACGAG TCAGGAATGCCGTTGGAGGGTGAACTTATGTTTGAAGATATCAGTCAAGACCATGCACACAAATCG GTGACCATCGAAGACCACCCTCACTTGTATGGAGAAAAGCATGCTTCAGTGCATCCATGCAGGCACGCTGCTGTGATGAAAAAGATCATCGATGTTCTAGTATCTCGAGGAGTTGAACCCGAAGTTGACAA GTACCttttcatatttctgaagttcaTGGCTTCTGTCATACCCACCATCGAGTATGATTACACTATGGACTTCGATCTGGGCAGTTCAAGCAGCTAA
- the LOC124649286 gene encoding formin-like protein 3, protein MVARIRSPRLIFFFPDFDKDLIHLEAASKIQLKLLAEEMQAINKGLEIIEQYLLASIRLLDYAAVAMSDRHANGHRSVTPSAP, encoded by the exons ATGGTCGCCCGGATCCGATCTCCTCGCTTGATCTTCTTTTTTCCTGATTTTGACAAAGATTTGATTCATCTCGAAGCAGCTTCTAAG ATCCAGTTGAAGTTGCTTGCTGAAGAAATGCAAGCAATAAACAAAGGTCTTGAAATTATTGAGCAATATCTGTTGGCTTCCATAAG GTTGCTGGACTATGCTGCTGTTGCCATGAGTGATCGGCATGCAAATGGTCATCGCAGTGTCACTCCTTCTGCTCCATGA